A stretch of the Ictidomys tridecemlineatus isolate mIctTri1 chromosome 5, mIctTri1.hap1, whole genome shotgun sequence genome encodes the following:
- the Mapre1 gene encoding microtubule-associated protein RP/EB family member 1 isoform X2 has translation MAVNVYSTSVTSDNLSRHDMLAWINESLQLNLTKIEQLCSGAAYCQFMDMLFPGSVALKKVKFQAKLEHEYIQNFKILQAGFKRMGVDKIIPVDKLVKGKFQDNFEFVQWFKKFFDANYDGKDYDPVAARQGQETAVAPSLVAPALNKPKKPLSSSSAAPQRPISTQRTTAAPKAGPGVVRKNPGVGNGDDEAAELMQQVNVLKLTVEDLEKERDFYFGKLRNIELICQENEGENDPVLQRIVDILYATDEGFVIPDEGGPQEEQEEY, from the exons ATGGCAGTGAACGTATACTCGACGTCAGTCACCAGTGATAACCTAAGTCGACATGACATGCTGGCCTGGATCAATGAGTCTCTGCAGTTGAATCTGACAAAGATTGAACAATTGTGCTCAG GAGCTGCCTATTGTCAGTTTATGGACATGCTATTCCCGGGCTCTGTTGCCTTGAAGAAAGTGAAATTCCAAGCTAAGCTAGAACATGAATATATCCAGAACTTCAAAATACTACAAGCAGGTTTTAAGAGGATGGGAGTTGACAAA ATAATTCCTGTGGATAAATTagtaaaaggaaaatttcagGATAATTTTGAGTTCGTGCAGTGGTTCAAGAAGTTTTTTGATGCAAACTATGATGGAAAAGACTATGACCCTGTAGCTGCCAGACAAGGTCAAGAGACCGCGGTTGCTCCCTCTCTTGTTGCTCCAGCTCTTAATAAACCGAAGAAACCTCTCAGCTCGAGCAGTGCAG CCCCACAGAGACCTATTTCAACACAGAGAACTACTGCGGCTCCTAAGGCTGGCCCAGGGGTGGTGCGAAAGAATCCTGGTGTAGGCAATGGCGATGATGAAGCAGCCGAATTGATGCAGCAG GTCAACGTGTTGAAACTTACTGTTGAAGACttggagaaggagagagatttCTACTTTGGAAAGCTAAGGAACATTGAATTGATTTGCCAGGAGAACGAGGGGGAGAACGACCCTGTATTACAGAGGATTGTAGACATTCTCTATGCCACAGAC GAAGGCTTTGTGATACCTGATGAAGGGGGCCCACAGGAGGAACAAGAAGAGTATTAA
- the Mapre1 gene encoding microtubule-associated protein RP/EB family member 1 isoform X1: MKQNKQPRPRNPKRGGGLALQKMAVNVYSTSVTSDNLSRHDMLAWINESLQLNLTKIEQLCSGAAYCQFMDMLFPGSVALKKVKFQAKLEHEYIQNFKILQAGFKRMGVDKIIPVDKLVKGKFQDNFEFVQWFKKFFDANYDGKDYDPVAARQGQETAVAPSLVAPALNKPKKPLSSSSAAPQRPISTQRTTAAPKAGPGVVRKNPGVGNGDDEAAELMQQVNVLKLTVEDLEKERDFYFGKLRNIELICQENEGENDPVLQRIVDILYATDEGFVIPDEGGPQEEQEEY; encoded by the exons AAGATGGCAGTGAACGTATACTCGACGTCAGTCACCAGTGATAACCTAAGTCGACATGACATGCTGGCCTGGATCAATGAGTCTCTGCAGTTGAATCTGACAAAGATTGAACAATTGTGCTCAG GAGCTGCCTATTGTCAGTTTATGGACATGCTATTCCCGGGCTCTGTTGCCTTGAAGAAAGTGAAATTCCAAGCTAAGCTAGAACATGAATATATCCAGAACTTCAAAATACTACAAGCAGGTTTTAAGAGGATGGGAGTTGACAAA ATAATTCCTGTGGATAAATTagtaaaaggaaaatttcagGATAATTTTGAGTTCGTGCAGTGGTTCAAGAAGTTTTTTGATGCAAACTATGATGGAAAAGACTATGACCCTGTAGCTGCCAGACAAGGTCAAGAGACCGCGGTTGCTCCCTCTCTTGTTGCTCCAGCTCTTAATAAACCGAAGAAACCTCTCAGCTCGAGCAGTGCAG CCCCACAGAGACCTATTTCAACACAGAGAACTACTGCGGCTCCTAAGGCTGGCCCAGGGGTGGTGCGAAAGAATCCTGGTGTAGGCAATGGCGATGATGAAGCAGCCGAATTGATGCAGCAG GTCAACGTGTTGAAACTTACTGTTGAAGACttggagaaggagagagatttCTACTTTGGAAAGCTAAGGAACATTGAATTGATTTGCCAGGAGAACGAGGGGGAGAACGACCCTGTATTACAGAGGATTGTAGACATTCTCTATGCCACAGAC GAAGGCTTTGTGATACCTGATGAAGGGGGCCCACAGGAGGAACAAGAAGAGTATTAA